From Streptomyces sp. TLI_105, the proteins below share one genomic window:
- a CDS encoding non-ribosomal peptide synthetase, with amino-acid sequence MSHDFGNAPAVPENRAVHDLVAARARRNPDAPAVVDADRTLTYGELDERANHLAHLLVAAGVTAESRVGMLTGRSGHSSETVVALLAVLKAGGVYVPLHESHPDERIRWTLAETEAVVLIADRSTVERAATAGVPVLLVDGADTDRRPDAPHVTVDQEQLAYIIHTSGSTGLPKGVSITHRNITALAREPHMRAAFGRCTLFNAPLAFDASTYEVWLPLLNGGRVVVGPPELTAPGLAALVAEHPVDAVFLTATLFRLFAEEQPDCFAGLREVWAGGEAPSATAVERVRRACPDTTLVNGYGPTECTVFATTHRTPPDEPPTRAAVIGTALDDTEAYVLDERLRPVDAGGTGELYLAGEGTGRGYFGRPALTAERFVASPFAHGDRLYRTGDRVRLTEDGLIEFLGRTDHQVKIRGFRIELGEIEAALRDCAGVTDVVVVVRENGPTRSLVAYPTGPSPLPERELLDRLAERLPAYMVPARVVWMDRLPVNANGKVDRPALPDPPADGAEGHRAPRTDAERALAAIWAETLGVERVGTRDDFFALGGDSVLAMKCVARARAGGLVLSTADVFTHPTVEALAAAATRLDEDPAATHRPARAAGYPLTPLQSGMLFDALMLDDPALHLIQFVVRLGDVTDPDRLGRAWQEATERHAVLRTELRWTDVEEPVQLVRDRVTLPVTHLDWSALPEAERPARLRELLDADRAAGLDLTRAPLSRVTIARLGPDSVQLVWTMHHVLTDGWSSAELLQDVLDGYRGEPVRTRPPFQDFVHWLADQDLDAADDYWRARMAGFTTPVSVPGDRQPPEGHRPAARRSVQVTVPAGTAARVSAYARRTGLTANTLVQGAWAILLARLGGERDVCFGTSTALRPAELPGVESMVGMMINTQPVRVQVDDDARTLPWLEELQREQAAAREFGYAPLNRVQSFADVAPGSALFHTAVVFQNYPFDRTAVRAFDVEFATNYPLALSVFPGESPVMRLLYDETVFDPATVERVGARLITVLDGLAAGTAPSVGDVTALTGAERELVLGEWGVAAPSEHSIERRMHRIISERAAGWPDTVAIERGDHRLTYAEVEERSNRLAHHLVDLGVGADVLVGVSVERGPDLVVGVLGVLKAGGAYVPIDPDYPAARTAAILEEARPAVVLTHTRHLGVFTGTTTPLVLLDEDWPAIATRPATAPPDPGSPRDLVFTVYTSGSTGKPKGTMIEHRSMVNTVETVVPLHVRPGSRIYQLAPMSFDAASLVLLSTLAGGATLVAPVTAGTYSGAELVEQLREADAGAVTGPPTVLPVLDPAALPHLESILCGGEVLTPDLAAAWSPGRRLLNGYGPSECAVAATLFAVEPGVRYDNVPIGRPIPNTSVRVLDDRLRPVPPGVRGELYLGGDGVGRGYVGRPGLTAERFVADPFGRPGARLYRTGDLARWNPDGTLEFAGRADDQVKIRGFRVEPREVENVLLRHEAVAEAAVVVQADQAGKRLVAYVVPRAGVPTADELRAHVARHVPAYMVPAAVVSLTVLPVNRNGKLDRAALPVANVRPDEESYVAPANPTEEALCRIWGEVLAAPRVGTHDSFFDLGGDSINAIRLAVRMRAAFGVPISPRDLFEHRHVSDLAGVVQERVFASLTAVSGTQAPGRI; translated from the coding sequence ATGTCCCACGATTTCGGCAACGCACCCGCCGTCCCGGAGAACCGGGCCGTCCACGACCTCGTCGCCGCGCGCGCCCGCCGGAACCCCGACGCGCCCGCGGTCGTCGACGCCGACAGGACCCTCACGTACGGCGAGTTGGACGAGCGCGCCAACCACCTGGCCCACCTCCTCGTCGCCGCCGGAGTCACCGCCGAGTCGCGGGTCGGCATGCTGACGGGCCGCTCGGGCCACTCCTCGGAGACCGTCGTCGCCCTGCTCGCCGTCCTCAAGGCGGGCGGGGTCTACGTGCCGCTGCACGAGAGCCACCCCGACGAGCGGATCCGCTGGACACTCGCCGAGACCGAGGCGGTCGTGCTGATCGCCGACCGGTCGACCGTCGAGCGGGCGGCGACCGCCGGGGTCCCCGTGCTCCTCGTGGACGGCGCCGACACGGACCGGCGCCCCGACGCCCCGCACGTGACCGTCGACCAGGAGCAACTCGCCTACATCATCCACACCTCGGGCTCGACCGGCCTGCCCAAGGGCGTGTCCATCACCCACCGCAACATCACGGCGCTGGCCCGCGAACCCCACATGCGCGCCGCCTTCGGCCGCTGCACGCTGTTCAACGCGCCGCTCGCCTTCGACGCCTCCACGTACGAGGTCTGGCTGCCGCTGCTCAACGGCGGCCGCGTGGTCGTCGGACCCCCGGAGCTGACCGCCCCCGGCCTGGCCGCGCTCGTCGCCGAACACCCCGTCGACGCCGTCTTCCTGACGGCGACCCTGTTCCGGCTCTTCGCCGAGGAGCAGCCCGACTGCTTCGCGGGGCTGCGCGAGGTGTGGGCGGGCGGCGAAGCCCCGTCGGCGACCGCCGTGGAGCGGGTGCGGCGCGCCTGCCCGGACACCACGCTCGTCAACGGCTACGGCCCCACCGAGTGCACGGTCTTCGCCACCACGCACCGCACGCCCCCGGACGAGCCGCCCACCCGGGCCGCGGTGATCGGCACGGCCCTCGACGACACCGAGGCGTACGTGCTCGACGAGCGGCTGCGACCGGTCGACGCGGGCGGCACCGGCGAGCTGTACCTGGCCGGCGAGGGCACGGGCCGCGGCTACTTCGGACGCCCCGCGCTGACCGCCGAGCGCTTCGTGGCCAGCCCGTTCGCGCACGGCGACCGCCTCTACCGCACCGGGGACCGGGTGCGCCTGACCGAGGACGGGCTCATCGAGTTCCTCGGCCGGACCGACCACCAGGTCAAGATCCGGGGGTTCCGGATCGAGCTGGGCGAGATCGAGGCCGCGCTGCGCGACTGCGCCGGCGTCACCGACGTCGTCGTGGTCGTACGGGAGAACGGCCCGACGCGCAGCCTCGTCGCGTACCCGACGGGGCCGAGCCCCCTCCCCGAGCGGGAACTGCTCGACCGGCTGGCCGAACGCCTCCCGGCCTACATGGTGCCCGCGCGCGTCGTCTGGATGGACCGGCTGCCGGTCAACGCCAACGGCAAGGTGGACCGGCCCGCGCTGCCCGACCCCCCGGCCGACGGCGCGGAGGGCCACCGCGCGCCGCGCACGGACGCGGAGCGCGCGCTCGCGGCGATCTGGGCCGAGACGCTCGGCGTCGAACGGGTCGGCACGAGGGACGACTTCTTCGCCCTCGGCGGCGACTCCGTGCTGGCCATGAAGTGCGTCGCACGGGCGCGGGCCGGAGGGCTCGTGCTGAGCACGGCCGACGTCTTCACCCACCCGACGGTCGAGGCGCTGGCCGCCGCGGCGACACGGCTCGACGAGGACCCGGCGGCAACGCACCGCCCCGCGCGCGCGGCCGGCTATCCCCTGACCCCCCTGCAGAGCGGCATGCTCTTCGACGCCCTCATGCTCGACGACCCGGCGCTGCACCTGATCCAGTTCGTCGTCCGGCTCGGCGACGTCACCGACCCCGACCGCCTCGGCCGGGCCTGGCAGGAGGCCACGGAACGCCACGCGGTGCTCCGCACCGAACTCCGCTGGACCGACGTCGAGGAGCCCGTGCAGCTCGTCAGGGACCGGGTCACCCTGCCGGTGACCCACCTCGACTGGAGCGCCCTGCCGGAGGCCGAGCGCCCCGCGCGGCTGCGGGAGCTGCTCGACGCCGACCGCGCCGCCGGCCTCGACCTCACCCGGGCCCCGCTGAGCCGGGTCACGATCGCGCGGCTCGGCCCGGACTCCGTCCAGCTCGTCTGGACGATGCACCACGTGCTCACCGACGGATGGAGCTCCGCGGAGCTGCTGCAGGACGTGCTCGACGGATACCGCGGCGAACCGGTGCGGACGCGGCCGCCCTTCCAGGACTTCGTGCACTGGCTCGCGGACCAGGACCTGGACGCCGCCGACGACTACTGGCGCGCCCGGATGGCCGGCTTCACGACCCCCGTGTCCGTGCCCGGCGACCGGCAGCCCCCCGAGGGCCACCGGCCCGCGGCCAGGCGATCGGTGCAGGTGACGGTCCCGGCGGGGACGGCCGCGCGGGTCTCGGCGTACGCGCGGCGCACCGGGCTCACCGCCAACACCCTGGTCCAGGGGGCATGGGCGATCCTGCTCGCGCGCCTGGGCGGCGAACGCGACGTCTGCTTCGGCACGAGCACGGCGCTGCGGCCGGCGGAGCTGCCCGGCGTCGAGTCGATGGTCGGCATGATGATCAACACGCAGCCGGTCCGGGTCCAGGTGGACGACGACGCGCGGACCCTGCCCTGGCTCGAGGAGCTGCAGCGCGAGCAGGCCGCGGCACGGGAGTTCGGGTACGCCCCGCTCAACCGCGTGCAGTCCTTCGCCGACGTGGCGCCCGGTTCCGCGCTGTTCCACACCGCCGTGGTCTTCCAGAACTACCCGTTCGACCGGACGGCCGTCCGCGCGTTCGACGTCGAGTTCGCCACCAACTACCCGCTGGCGCTGAGCGTGTTCCCCGGCGAATCGCCGGTCATGCGACTGCTCTACGACGAGACGGTCTTCGATCCGGCCACCGTGGAGCGCGTCGGCGCCCGCCTGATCACCGTACTGGACGGACTGGCCGCCGGAACCGCGCCGAGCGTCGGCGACGTGACCGCGCTGACCGGCGCCGAGCGGGAACTCGTCCTCGGCGAGTGGGGCGTGGCCGCACCCTCCGAGCACTCCATCGAGCGGCGCATGCACCGGATCATCAGCGAGCGCGCCGCCGGATGGCCCGACACCGTCGCGATCGAGCGCGGCGACCACCGGCTCACCTACGCGGAGGTCGAGGAGCGCTCCAACCGGCTCGCCCACCACCTGGTGGACCTCGGCGTCGGCGCGGACGTGCTCGTCGGGGTGTCCGTCGAGCGGGGCCCGGACCTGGTCGTCGGCGTCCTGGGCGTGCTCAAGGCCGGCGGCGCGTACGTACCGATCGACCCCGACTACCCCGCCGCGCGCACCGCCGCGATCCTGGAGGAGGCGCGACCGGCGGTGGTCCTCACCCACACCCGCCACCTCGGCGTCTTCACCGGCACGACGACCCCCCTCGTCCTGCTCGACGAGGACTGGCCCGCCATCGCCACCCGGCCGGCGACCGCCCCGCCCGACCCCGGCAGCCCCCGCGACCTCGTGTTCACCGTCTACACCTCGGGCTCGACCGGGAAGCCCAAGGGCACCATGATCGAGCACCGGTCCATGGTCAACACCGTGGAGACGGTCGTCCCCCTGCACGTGCGCCCCGGCAGCCGGATCTACCAGCTCGCCCCCATGAGCTTCGACGCCGCCTCGCTCGTCCTGCTGAGCACGCTCGCGGGCGGCGCCACGCTGGTCGCTCCCGTCACCGCCGGGACCTACAGCGGCGCCGAACTCGTCGAGCAGCTACGGGAGGCCGACGCCGGCGCGGTCACCGGACCGCCGACCGTCCTGCCGGTGCTCGACCCGGCCGCGCTGCCGCACCTGGAGTCCATCCTGTGCGGCGGCGAGGTCCTCACCCCGGACCTCGCCGCCGCCTGGTCGCCCGGCCGCCGCCTGCTCAACGGGTACGGACCCAGCGAATGCGCGGTCGCCGCGACGCTCTTCGCCGTGGAGCCCGGCGTCCGCTACGACAACGTCCCGATCGGCAGGCCGATCCCCAACACCAGCGTCCGCGTCCTCGACGACCGGCTGCGCCCCGTGCCGCCCGGCGTCAGGGGCGAGCTCTACCTGGGCGGCGACGGCGTGGGCCGCGGTTACGTCGGACGGCCCGGCCTGACCGCGGAGCGCTTCGTGGCCGACCCCTTCGGAAGGCCGGGCGCCCGCCTCTACCGCACCGGCGACCTGGCCCGCTGGAACCCGGACGGCACGCTGGAGTTCGCCGGCCGGGCGGACGACCAGGTCAAGATCCGCGGCTTCCGGGTGGAGCCGCGCGAGGTCGAGAACGTGCTGCTGCGGCACGAGGCGGTGGCCGAGGCCGCGGTCGTCGTACAGGCCGATCAGGCCGGCAAGCGGCTCGTCGCGTACGTGGTGCCGCGCGCGGGCGTGCCGACCGCGGACGAGCTGCGCGCCCACGTCGCCCGGCACGTGCCCGCCTACATGGTCCCGGCCGCCGTGGTGTCGCTGACGGTGCTGCCGGTCAACCGCAACGGGAAGCTCGACCGGGCGGCGCTGCCCGTGGCGAACGTCCGCCCGGACGAGGAGTCGTACGTGGCGCCGGCCAACCCGACCGAGGAGGCCCTCTGCCGGATCTGGGGCGAGGTGCTGGCCGCCCCCCGGGTGGGCACGCACGACAGCTTCTTCGACCTCGGCGGCGACTCGATCAACGCGATCCGCCTGGCCGTCCGCATGCGCGCGGCGTTCGGCGTGCCGATCTCCCCGAGGGACCTGTTCGAGCACCGACATGTGAGCGACCTCGCCGGAGTGGTCCAGGAGCGCGTCTTCGCGAGCCTGACCGCCGTCTCCGGCACCCAGGCGCCCGGCCGGATCTGA
- a CDS encoding FtsX-like permease family protein: MVSRGSVAGAADPPPGKKAEKARRAEEAKEARKAEKARREEGAKEAKRAKKAEKARKKVRTLSRQNLSLAWSTIRGRKGGFAAVLIAVAVGSAVISACGVLLETGISSGAPAERYHGAAVVVGGYQAMSVEGDTDPRLSERVRLPADTVAKVAAVKGVASAVGDVSVRTTVLEKGSVLDGPPVYGHGWSASVLTPFTLRSGTPPRAADDVVLDGDLARRAGLAPGDTVTLVTGSAPRSYRVSGVAEPAAPFARQSAVFFTDDRAARLHGPPGTVDAVGVLAAQGTDAGDLADRIEKAVPGAVTYTGDDRSDVETLDVGQMRAFVIEVASAFGATMILLVVIVVAGTLALSVQQRRRELALLRAVGATPRQVLRMIGGEAVLVGGIGAVLGAVPGVLLAMLLHTVFTAAGALPPGFSLVITPLPLLFALLICVLAARIGGWLAARRAAKVSAVEALGDVAVEPKKLGWFRLSLGVLLVPAGLAVAVVLPIVLPGEAAIEGAASSALVLVIAVGLLGPKLFGGVAKLLGRRPGEVTRFLALANSRARARRVSAATTPLIMGVTMASAQLFSGTTLAATAHDQAVDGVIADHVVTSVGAGISPDLAEELRRVPGVRTVGRVARTSTILTWPDGDSIQYRVSTAQGVDPAAVPDTLDLGVLRGDLSGLTGSTVALSRLVAGTVGADVGDRVEVHLGDGTVEKARVVAVYENGLGFGDVTLPHDVVVAHTTDRLDQWLMVNSDREAELTAALKAYPTLSVGDAGAVTAAPTDGAGDGGISLVLNAVLLGYLAIAVVNTLVMATISRRREFALLRLVGTRTAQVRAMMRQEAGIIVLSAVVVGTIAALPSLIGMSYAIRHSVFPSIPPLLYLGIVVAAAAIAWPAVMLPARLALRPPAVEAIAQPE, translated from the coding sequence GTGGTGAGCCGCGGGAGCGTGGCCGGGGCGGCGGATCCGCCGCCCGGCAAGAAGGCGGAGAAGGCCAGGAGAGCGGAAGAGGCCAAGGAGGCCAGGAAGGCGGAGAAGGCCAGAAGGGAGGAAGGGGCCAAGGAGGCCAAGAGGGCGAAGAAGGCCGAGAAGGCCAGGAAGAAGGTCCGCACGCTCTCGCGCCAGAACCTCTCGCTGGCCTGGAGCACGATCCGCGGCCGCAAGGGCGGCTTCGCGGCGGTGCTGATCGCCGTCGCGGTCGGCTCCGCCGTCATCAGCGCCTGCGGTGTGCTGCTGGAGACCGGCATCAGCTCGGGAGCCCCGGCCGAGCGGTACCACGGGGCGGCCGTGGTCGTCGGCGGCTACCAGGCCATGTCCGTCGAGGGCGACACGGACCCGCGGCTCTCCGAGCGGGTCAGGCTGCCCGCCGACACGGTCGCGAAGGTCGCCGCGGTCAAGGGCGTCGCGTCCGCCGTCGGGGACGTCAGCGTCCGTACGACCGTCCTCGAGAAGGGCTCCGTGCTCGACGGCCCGCCCGTGTACGGACACGGCTGGTCCGCCTCGGTGCTCACGCCGTTCACGCTGCGCTCGGGCACCCCGCCGCGAGCGGCCGACGACGTCGTGCTCGACGGCGACCTCGCCCGGCGGGCCGGGCTCGCCCCGGGAGACACGGTCACGCTGGTGACCGGGTCGGCCCCGAGGTCGTACCGGGTCAGCGGCGTCGCCGAGCCCGCGGCCCCGTTCGCCCGGCAGTCGGCGGTCTTCTTCACCGACGACCGGGCGGCGCGGCTCCACGGCCCGCCCGGCACGGTCGACGCCGTCGGGGTGCTGGCCGCGCAGGGGACCGACGCGGGCGACCTCGCCGACCGGATCGAGAAGGCCGTGCCCGGGGCGGTCACGTACACCGGCGACGACCGCAGCGACGTCGAGACGCTCGACGTCGGGCAGATGCGGGCGTTCGTCATCGAGGTGGCCAGTGCGTTCGGCGCCACCATGATCCTCCTCGTGGTCATCGTGGTCGCCGGCACGCTGGCGCTGTCGGTGCAGCAGCGGCGCCGCGAGCTGGCCCTGCTGCGGGCCGTCGGTGCCACCCCCCGGCAGGTGCTGCGCATGATCGGGGGCGAGGCCGTGCTCGTCGGCGGGATCGGTGCCGTGCTCGGCGCCGTCCCCGGCGTCCTGCTCGCCATGCTGCTGCACACCGTTTTCACGGCGGCCGGTGCGCTGCCGCCCGGATTCTCCCTGGTGATCACGCCGCTGCCGCTGCTGTTCGCCCTGCTGATCTGCGTCCTCGCGGCCCGGATCGGCGGCTGGCTCGCGGCCCGCCGCGCCGCGAAGGTCAGCGCCGTCGAAGCGCTCGGCGACGTGGCGGTCGAGCCCAAGAAGCTCGGCTGGTTCCGTCTCTCCCTCGGTGTGCTGCTCGTGCCCGCGGGCCTGGCCGTGGCGGTCGTGCTGCCGATCGTGCTGCCCGGTGAGGCGGCGATCGAGGGCGCCGCCAGCTCCGCCCTGGTCCTGGTGATCGCCGTCGGCCTGCTCGGACCGAAGCTGTTCGGCGGCGTCGCGAAGCTGCTCGGCCGCCGCCCGGGCGAGGTCACCCGGTTCCTCGCCCTCGCCAACTCCCGGGCCAGGGCCCGCCGGGTCAGCGCTGCCACCACCCCGCTGATCATGGGCGTGACCATGGCGTCCGCACAGCTCTTCAGCGGCACGACGCTCGCCGCGACCGCCCACGACCAGGCCGTCGACGGCGTGATCGCCGACCACGTGGTGACCTCCGTCGGCGCGGGCATCTCACCGGACCTGGCCGAGGAGCTCCGCCGCGTCCCCGGCGTCCGCACGGTCGGCCGGGTCGCCCGGACCTCGACGATCCTCACGTGGCCCGACGGCGACAGCATCCAGTACCGGGTCTCCACGGCGCAGGGCGTCGACCCCGCCGCCGTACCGGACACCCTGGACCTGGGCGTGCTGCGCGGCGATCTGAGCGGTCTCACCGGATCCACGGTCGCCCTCAGCCGCCTCGTGGCCGGCACGGTCGGCGCCGACGTGGGCGACCGGGTCGAGGTGCACCTCGGCGACGGCACCGTCGAGAAGGCCCGGGTGGTCGCGGTCTACGAGAACGGGCTCGGCTTCGGCGACGTCACGCTGCCCCACGACGTGGTCGTCGCGCACACCACCGACCGCCTCGACCAGTGGCTGATGGTGAACTCCGACCGGGAGGCGGAGCTGACCGCGGCGCTGAAGGCGTATCCGACGTTGAGCGTGGGCGACGCCGGGGCGGTCACCGCCGCGCCGACCGACGGCGCGGGCGACGGCGGGATCAGCCTCGTGCTCAACGCCGTACTGCTCGGCTATCTCGCCATCGCCGTCGTCAACACCCTGGTCATGGCGACGATCTCACGGCGCCGCGAGTTCGCCCTGCTGCGCCTCGTCGGCACCCGCACCGCCCAGGTCAGGGCGATGATGCGCCAGGAGGCGGGCATCATCGTGCTCTCCGCGGTCGTCGTCGGCACGATCGCCGCGCTGCCGTCGCTGATCGGGATGAGCTACGCCATCCGGCACTCGGTCTTCCCCTCCATCCCGCCCCTGCTCTACCTCGGCATCGTGGTCGCGGCCGCGGCGATCGCCTGGCCCGCCGTGATGCTGCCGGCCCGGCTCGCCCTGCGGCCCCCCGCCGTGGAGGCGATCGCCCAGCCCGAGTGA
- a CDS encoding ABC transporter ATP-binding protein translates to MGKGCAVAGRYALLLESVTKTYGSGRNAVTALDDVTMGVPRGTFIAIMGPSGSGKSTFLHCSAGLDRPTNGGVTLGDTRLAGLNEEQLTEIRRERVGFVFQAYNLLDSLTVADNVGLPFRLAGAPVPADRVRAELANVGLADMGDRYPGQLSGGQRQRVAIARALITGPDVIFADEPTGALDTRTGKQVLELLRGVVDRTGQTVVMVTHDPVAASHADSVTFLADGRLAGELAAPTPEKVAERMTRLGEW, encoded by the coding sequence ATGGGGAAAGGGTGTGCAGTGGCTGGCAGGTATGCTCTCTTATTGGAATCCGTGACAAAAACCTACGGTTCCGGCCGTAACGCGGTCACAGCCTTGGACGACGTGACGATGGGCGTGCCGCGAGGAACATTCATCGCCATCATGGGCCCCTCGGGCTCGGGCAAGAGCACGTTCCTGCACTGCTCGGCGGGCCTCGACAGACCCACGAACGGGGGCGTGACCCTCGGCGACACCCGGCTGGCCGGCCTGAACGAGGAGCAGCTCACCGAGATCCGCAGGGAACGGGTCGGATTCGTCTTCCAGGCCTACAACCTGCTCGACTCGCTCACCGTCGCCGACAACGTGGGCCTGCCCTTCCGGCTGGCCGGTGCCCCCGTCCCCGCCGACCGGGTGCGCGCCGAGCTGGCGAACGTCGGGCTCGCCGACATGGGCGACCGCTATCCCGGGCAGCTCTCCGGCGGCCAGCGGCAGCGGGTGGCCATCGCCCGCGCCCTCATCACGGGACCCGACGTGATCTTCGCCGACGAGCCGACCGGCGCGCTCGACACACGGACCGGCAAGCAGGTCCTGGAACTGCTGCGGGGGGTCGTCGACCGGACCGGTCAGACCGTGGTGATGGTGACCCACGATCCGGTGGCCGCCTCGCACGCGGACTCGGTGACCTTCCTGGCCGACGGCCGGCTGGCCGGCGAACTCGCCGCGCCGACGCCGGAGAAGGTGGCCGAGCGGATGACCAGGCTGGGTGAGTGGTGA
- a CDS encoding methyltransferase, with the protein MIPANLERAVYGMYATHALRVADRHGVFEHLTRHGGDSAEKIAAALSVDEDTLERLLLVLASFGVLDAEDGRYALAAGVRPYVDREDPRYLMGFVDHLIDDTAGQFGRLDGYLRVGKAETDRDVPAPFESLYRDDESVGRFLNAMWGLSHHVSHELAALADLGDSRRLIDVGGASGPFSVAALHAFPQLRSTVFDLPQVGPHLIARAVEHKLDDRLDFAAGDFFRDPLPAGDCFAFGYILSDWDDETCAALLRKAYEACLPGGRVLIMERLFDDDRGGPLATAVMNLSMHVETEGRHRTAAEYLELLRRAGFTDGTVRRSGGDKHLVIGRRRTESEAGR; encoded by the coding sequence ATGATTCCTGCGAATCTGGAACGCGCCGTCTACGGAATGTACGCCACCCACGCCCTGCGCGTCGCGGACAGGCACGGCGTCTTCGAGCACCTGACACGACACGGCGGCGACAGCGCCGAGAAGATCGCGGCCGCCCTGAGCGTCGACGAGGACACCCTGGAGCGACTCCTGCTGGTGCTGGCCTCCTTCGGCGTCCTCGACGCGGAAGACGGGCGCTACGCCCTCGCGGCGGGCGTGCGGCCCTACGTCGACCGCGAGGACCCCCGCTACCTGATGGGATTCGTCGACCACCTGATCGACGACACCGCCGGACAGTTCGGACGGCTCGACGGCTACCTGCGCGTCGGCAAGGCCGAGACCGACCGGGACGTGCCGGCTCCGTTCGAGTCCCTCTACCGCGACGACGAGTCGGTGGGCCGCTTCCTGAACGCGATGTGGGGCCTCAGCCACCACGTCTCGCACGAGCTCGCCGCCCTGGCCGACCTGGGCGACTCCCGGCGGCTGATCGACGTCGGCGGGGCGAGCGGACCCTTCTCGGTGGCCGCTCTGCACGCCTTTCCGCAGCTGCGCTCGACCGTGTTCGACCTCCCCCAGGTCGGTCCCCACCTGATCGCGCGGGCCGTCGAGCACAAGCTCGACGACCGGCTGGACTTCGCGGCCGGCGACTTCTTCCGCGATCCGCTGCCGGCCGGCGACTGCTTCGCCTTCGGCTACATCCTGTCCGACTGGGACGACGAGACCTGCGCGGCGCTGCTGCGCAAGGCCTACGAGGCGTGCCTCCCCGGCGGCCGGGTCCTGATCATGGAGCGGCTCTTCGACGACGACCGCGGCGGCCCGCTCGCCACGGCCGTCATGAACCTCTCCATGCACGTCGAGACCGAGGGCCGGCACCGTACGGCCGCCGAGTACCTGGAGCTGCTGCGCCGCGCCGGCTTCACGGACGGCACCGTACGGCGCTCCGGCGGCGACAAGCACCTGGTCATCGGTCGGCGGCGCACCGAGAGCGAGGCCGGGCGATGA
- a CDS encoding tryptophan 2,3-dioxygenase family protein yields MNAVRSLAPARSRELPASCAELADRLHGTPLAELPEEEVIRLSERHDAAVAGPETDENEILRLLTRPFSRRLDIPEYYRYAGLHVAGWYLARREDPYEASLLLLHALVTDLIALEEREAGLHETTVEEGAERVRRLEAVLDHLGRSPLGPDRTMASAELVRLADHDDVLVRDLLVVNRCSGFRRSDKHDEHMFMRSVQACEILFFLVRWTARRATEAIGRDRAAYVLRLSQFASAAELLNVVFHALRTLTPELFMGFREATGNASAVQSLNYHLMELVVYGYDERKTETYGRFAHLAPVSSPLLRGFTSLRDAAAGAGDPDVREAFEAGEAPLHVWRGRHYGFGRRYLPEMTGSGGTEGAGYLKRFVGKAGLASGDRIDDAEQLLTRFAFC; encoded by the coding sequence ATGAACGCCGTACGCTCCCTCGCCCCGGCCCGCTCGCGGGAACTGCCCGCGTCCTGCGCCGAGTTGGCCGACCGGCTGCACGGCACGCCCCTCGCCGAGCTGCCCGAGGAGGAGGTCATCCGGCTGTCCGAGCGCCACGACGCGGCCGTGGCCGGACCGGAGACCGACGAGAACGAGATCCTGCGGCTCCTGACCCGCCCGTTCAGCCGGCGCCTCGACATACCCGAGTACTACCGGTACGCCGGACTGCACGTGGCTGGCTGGTACCTCGCCCGGCGGGAGGACCCGTACGAGGCGAGCCTGCTGCTTCTGCACGCGCTCGTGACCGACCTGATCGCGCTGGAGGAGCGCGAGGCCGGGCTGCACGAGACGACCGTCGAGGAGGGCGCGGAACGCGTGCGCCGCCTGGAGGCCGTCCTCGACCACCTGGGCAGGTCCCCGCTCGGCCCGGACCGCACCATGGCGAGCGCCGAGCTGGTCCGGCTCGCCGACCACGACGACGTGCTGGTCCGCGACCTGCTCGTGGTCAACCGCTGCTCGGGGTTCCGCCGGTCGGACAAGCACGACGAGCACATGTTCATGCGCTCCGTGCAGGCCTGCGAGATCCTCTTCTTCCTCGTCCGCTGGACCGCGCGCCGCGCCACCGAGGCGATCGGCCGCGACCGCGCCGCGTACGTCCTGCGCCTGAGCCAGTTCGCCTCGGCGGCCGAGCTCCTGAACGTCGTCTTCCACGCGCTGCGGACGCTGACCCCGGAGCTCTTCATGGGCTTCCGGGAGGCGACCGGGAACGCCAGCGCGGTCCAGTCGCTCAACTACCACCTGATGGAGCTGGTGGTGTACGGCTACGACGAACGGAAGACCGAGACCTACGGGCGGTTCGCGCACCTGGCCCCGGTCAGCAGTCCGCTGCTGCGCGGGTTCACGTCCCTGCGGGACGCCGCGGCCGGCGCCGGCGACCCCGACGTCCGCGAGGCGTTCGAGGCGGGCGAGGCGCCGCTGCACGTCTGGCGCGGCCGGCACTACGGATTCGGACGCCGCTATCTCCCGGAGATGACGGGGTCCGGCGGCACCGAGGGTGCCGGTTACCTCAAACGCTTCGTCGGAAAAGCCGGACTGGCCTCCGGTGACCGTATCGACGATGCCGAGCAGTTGCTCACCCGGTTCGCCTTCTGCTGA